A window of Rhododendron vialii isolate Sample 1 chromosome 13a, ASM3025357v1 contains these coding sequences:
- the LOC131315116 gene encoding cullin-1-like — protein MNQLKIIELAEGWEFMVKGIAKLKRILEEEPELHFSSEEYMMLYTTIYNMCTQKPPNDYSQQLYDKYKEAFEEHINSTVLPCLREKHGEFLLKELVRRWANHKIMVRWLSRFFHYLDRYFITRRTLPNLYEVGLTCFRDLVYEELKVAVRDAVIALIDVEREGDQIDRALLKNVLDIYVEIGMSLMEYYENDFEDELLKDSSDYYSRKASNWIVEDSCPDYMFKAEECLKKEKDRVSHYLHSSSEQKLVEKVQNELLVVYTTQLLEKEHSGCRALLREDKVEDLSRMYRLFSKVPKGLDPVASIFKQHVTAEGTTLVQQAEEAASNKAELTVGSQEQVFIRKVIELHDKYFSYVNDCFGNHSLFHKSLKEAFEVFCNKKVSGCSSAELLASFCDNILKKGGNEKLSDEAIEETLDKVVKLLAYISDKDLYAEFYRKKLSRRLLFDKSANDDHERIILTKLKQQCGGQFTSKMEGMVTDLTLARDNQNRFEEYLGNNPNANPGIDFSVTVLTTGFWPSYKSCDLSLPAEMVKCVEVFKEFYRTITKHRKLTWIYSLGTCNINGKFVPRPIELIVGTYQAAALLLFNQSDRLSYSEIKTQLNLADDDLVRLLQSLSCAKYKILIKEPNTKTVTPNDNFEFNSKFTDKMRRIRIPLPPVDERKRVVEDVDKDRRYSIDASIVRIMKSRKVLGHQQLVMECVEQLSRMFKPDFKAIKKRIEDLITRDYLERDKENPNMFRYLA, from the exons ATGAATCAGCTGAAGATTATTGAGTTGGCGGAAGGTTGGGAGTTTATGGTTAAGGGAATCGCAAAACTGAAGAGAATTCTAGAAGAGGAGCCAGAGTTGCATTTCAGCTCTGAAGAATACATGATGCTCTACAC TACTATATACAACATGTGCACCCAGAAGCCCCCTAATGATTATTCCCAACAGCTCTACGACAAGTATAAGGAGGCTTTCGAAGAACACATTAATTCAACG GTGTTGCCATGTCTAAGAGAGAAGCATGGTGAATTTTTGCTCAAGGAGCTTGTTAGAAGATGGGCAAACCACAAAATTATGGTCAGGTGGCTTTCGCGCTTCTTCCATTATCTTGATCGCTACTTTATCACTAGAAGAACACTTCCTAATCTCTATGAAGTTGGACTGACTTGCTTCCGTGACCTG GTTTACGAGGAGTTAAAGGTTGCAGTCCGAGATGCTGTTATCGCACTT ATTGACGTAGAACGGGAGGGAGACCAAATTGACAGAGCTTTATTGAAGAATGTACTGGACATATATGTTGAGATTGGAATGTCACTGATGGAATACTATGAAAATGACTTTGAAGATGAACTGCTTAAGGATTCTTCTGATTATTATTCTCGGAAAGCATCAAACTGGATCGTTGAAGATTCTTGTCCTGATTATATGTTCAAG GCTGAAGAATGTTTGAAAAAGGAGAAGGACAGAGTTTCTCATTATTTGCATTCGAGCAGTGAACAAAAGCTAGTAGAG AAAGTGCAAAATGAGCTGTTGGTGGTATATACCACCCAACTTCTTGAAAAGGAGCATTCTGGATGCCGTGCTTTGCTTAGAGAGGACAAG GTTGAGGATCTCTCTAGAATGTATAGGCTATTCAGTAAAGTTCCCAAAGGCTTGGATCCGGTTGCAAGTATTTTTAAACAG CATGTTACTGCTGAAGGTACAACCTTGGTCCAACAGGCTGAAGAAGCGGCAAGTAACAAg GCGGAGCTTACTGTTGGCTCACAGGAGCAG GTTTTTATCAGGAAAGTAATTGAGCTGCATGACAAGTATTTTTCCTATGTGAATGATTGTTTTGGAAACCACTCTCTCTTTCACAAG TCACTGAAAGAGGCTTTTGAGGTTTTCTGCAACAAGAAAGTTTCTGGATGCTCGAGTGCGGAGCTGCTGGCTTCATTTTGTGATAACATCCTCAAGAAAGGTGGCAATGAAAAATTGAGTGATGAAGCCATTGAGGAAACATTGGATAAG GTGGTAAAGTTGCTTGCTTATATTAGTGATAAGGACCTCTACGCTGAATTCTACAG GAAAAAGCTTTCTCGTCGACTTCTTTTTGACAAGAGTGCTAATGATGATCATGAAAGAATTATCCTGACAAAGCTGAAGCAACAATGTGGTGGACAGTTCACATCGAAAATGGAGGGGATG GTTACCGATTTGACATTGGCAAGGGATAATCAAAACCGCTTTGAGGAATATCTCGGCAATAACCCAAATGCAAATCCAGGAATTGATTTTTCTGTTACTGTCCTTACAACTGGGTTCTGGCCAAGTTATAAATCCTGTGATCTGAGTCTCCCTGCAGAGATG GTGAAGTGTGTTGAGGTTTTCAAGGAATTCTATCGAACGATAACAAAACATAGAAAGCTTACGTGGATTTACTCATTGGGTACCTGCAACATAAATGGCAAGTTTGTGCCAAGACCTATAGAGCTGATTGTGGGGACTTATCAG GCTGCAGCTCTTTTGCTATTCAATCAATCAGATAGATTGAGTTATTCAGAGATCAAGACCCAATTGAATTTGGCTGACGATGATTTAGTAAGGTTGCTTCAGTCTCTATCGTGCGCCAAGTACAAAATTCTTATCAAGGAACCTAACACTAAAACTGTCACTCCAAATGACAATTTTGAGTTCAACTCCAAGTTTACGGACAAAATGAGGAGGATCAGG ATTCCTCTTCCTCCGGTGGATGAAAGGAAAAGGGTGGTCGAAGATGTTGACAAGGACAGACGTTACAGTATAGACGCCTCAATTGTCCGAATAATGAAGAGTCGCAAAGTTTTGGGTCATCAACAGTTGGTCATGGAATGTGTGGAGCAGTTGAGCCGCATGTTCAAG CCTGACTTCAAAGCAATCAAGAAGCGGATTGAAGATTTGATTACCCGTGACTACTTGGAAAGGGACAAGGAGAACCCTAACATGTTCCGTTACTTGGCCTGA
- the LOC131315118 gene encoding cysteine-tryptophan domain-containing zinc finger protein 7, with protein sequence MISVGSRDGRKGVGLGFGADSDMEETELEEGEACSYQTDDYSTIDPDVALSYIDVKIQDVLGHFQKDFEGGVSAENLGAKFGGYGSFLPTYQRSPVWTHPRTPTKVHNSNTPASPNNLHLEGGHRNSLVPSSTSLLVRHGQASETAASLPLVRASLNDSAKRDVGELTSASEIGKKYVQPSDQKSLKVRIKVGSDNLSTKKKAEIYSGLGLDISPASSSDDVPSDSEGFPCEPQEGHDESPTSILQIMTSFPVQGNLLLSPLPDDLLYLMEKERSHGESKPRSLQKGGKESSHRSDSARSEDKVVGVKKPKSFEKNAYSVESKNLNNKGTQNGKGILSKKETEIQTADCEVLVANALKLPLLSDSCSNVDESTKHNARAVDDFMVVNSVKEDSLDAVSTQETRLVEKPSGKAASAGKVWEETSATLNGDISVYPRKDGSVKGEKCDVSVKCDLNVSKGRKAENAEPIDPLEQKISTKSTSLERDDMKLVSGKENSSSGGKKKSKGRQNHSTKGTEILKDSSRMDSSSVPKNRKRTQADSYLPDSEMEDSKVQKDDGKASDRYRDFFGDIELEEGDNDADSVELLSVDKPKDFEAVEKSTFASNSMLKLIPNGKKTDERLASNAYSNAASSAAPVAGNGSISDAGPGTSAPLVKEDWVCCDKCQKWRLLPLGTNPDSLPEKWLCSMLYWLPGLNRCNVSEDETYKALTAQYQVPGSMNQNNLRGHPLPLADANDFEQNRQSFGVHAMLSGGKKKNGIKDVSGPLSQVGPTPLKKNLQQAVNSDSLNGMDKSPPASDIEPTHLSKSTIVEKPRHRPKEKNKPLEQNSDGGETRSSKIRSKRDNDQDCFRDSKKTKIDNGVDCIDADLPDHDGPAGKVGPSSSSGLSVNASGKDLHNNGDHFSKDGRCEANNSSKGARRKPQDQVQVTSGDRCLDIEKENDKDLVARKRKMNGSHERSGFLEQTSENLHKKEKRARVSKSEGKETSASRNSDGSARKGRRTKDQQLEPDLTQRSLDATDSLRRDSGSLQPSQAATSSSSKVSGSRKSKSNMQERKSSPVESVSSSPLRFSHPDKSALTGRSQDGTNGFGNAGLFATGTPRRGTSGDDKGSNRSKTVGKDEIFVTNREPLDSFVVDFQERNMGQLAGREAKIEILKSADFANGGTDTLGNGTHYPNKPQASDQHCDEKRGSDKQYHANVSRSRKSGKGSSSRSRDKNGSSKSELDKGKVKISDSGNGYFVHMPSHGEKSRAGKNRVQENFGANSDKAFSGKKEPEGKVVRENCKRENQSKFGEVGSSDVKVESLSDKTDRVEVFGRGKLHTLPPSGRGQNELPTHSLSSNPGSKKEGGGNGLLNDASEGGNALKAPKQNHKSDDQNGNQLIKSRHPTVNGHRVRDADAPSPARRDSSNPATNAVKEAKDLKHLADRRKNSGSSAESTSLYFQAALKFLHGASLLESTNGESAKQSDLIQSMQIYSSTAKLCEFCAHEYEKSTDMAAAALAYKCTEVAYMRVIYSSRSGANRDRHQLEAALQIVPLGESPSSSASDVDNVNSLATLDKVPLSKGVSSPQVAGNHVISAQNRPSFSRLLHFTQEVNYAMEASRKSRLAFAAANLRKEEAQYREGIPSVKTALDFSFQDVEGLLHLVRVAMEAIGR encoded by the exons ATGATTTCTGTGGGGAGTAGAGATGGGAGGAAGGgggtagggttagggtttggtgcTGATTCAGATATGGAGGAAACTGAGCTTGAAGAAGGCGAGGCTTGCTCTTACCAGACCGATGATTATTCTACTATTGACCCTGATGTTGCTCTCTCTTACATA GATGTGAAAATTCAAGATGTTTTGGGGcatttccaaaaagattttgaAGGTGGAGTTTCAGCTGAGAACTTGG GGGCAAAATTTGGTGGGTATGGTTCATTTTTACCCACATATCAGCGCTCTCCTGTTTGGACCCATCCAAGGACTCCAACAAAAGTTCATAACTCCAACACACCCGCATCCCCAAACAATCTACACCTGGAG GGTGGCCATCGGAACTCTTTAGTTCCATCAAGTACATCTCTGTTGGTGAGACATGGACAAGCTTCTGAAACTGCTGCATCACTGCCTTTAGTGAGGGCATCTTTGAATGATTCTGCAAAAAGGGACGTAGGGGAATTGACTTCAGCATCTGAAATTGGGAAAAAATATGTGCAGCCTTCTGACCAGAAGTCACTGAAAGTTCGTATCAAAGTGGGTTCTGATAATTTGTCGACTAAAAAGAAGGCTGAAATCTACAGTGGGCTTGGCCTTGATATATCTCCCGCTTCATCATCAGACGATGTACCCTCTGACAGTGAAGGGTTTCCTTGTGAACCTCAGGAGGGACATGATGAATCCCCTACTAGTATTCTTCAG ATTATGACATCATTTCCGGTGCAAGGCAACCTATTGTTGTCCCCACTTCCTGATGATCTACTTTACTTGATGGAGAAGGAGAGAAGTCATGGGGAAAGTAAACCTAGATCATTGCAGAAGGGGGGCAAAGAAAGTTCACATCGATCTGATTCTGCTAGGAGTGAGGACAAAGTTGTTGGTGTCAAGAAGCCAAAGTCATTTGAGAAAAATGCCTACTCGGTTGAATCGAAGAACCTCAATAATAAGGGCACTCAAAATGGCAAGGGCATTTTGTCGAAGAAAGAAACTGAAATTCAGACTGCAGATTGTGAAGTACTTGTAGCTAATGCTCTGAAGCTTCCTCTTCTATCTGACTCATGTTCTAATGTTGACGAGTCTACAAAGCATAATGCTAGAGCAGTTGATGACTTCATGGTAGTAAATAGTGTGAAAGAAGACTCCTTGGATGCAGTATCCACCCAGGAGACTCGCTTGGTTGAGAAGCCTAGTGGAAAAGCTGCTTCAGCCGGTAAGGTTTGGGAAGAGACGAGTGCAACTTTGAATGGAGACATTTCAGTTTATCCAAGGAAAGATGGTAGTGTCAAAGGAGAAAAATGCGATGTTTCTGTCAAATGTGACTTAAATGTTTCAAAGGGGAGGAAAGCCGAGAATGCTGAACCTATTGATCCTTTAGAGCAGAAGATTAGCACGAAGTCAACCTCTCTTGAAAGGGATGACATGAAACTGGTTTCTGGGAAGGAGAATTCATCTTCTGGGggtaaaaagaaatcaaaaggaCGTCAAAATCATAGTACCAAAGGCACAGAGATTCTGAAAGACAGCTCAAGGATGGATTCTTCTTCTGTGCCCAAAAATAGGAAGAGAACACAAGCTGATTCTTACTTGCCTGACAGTGAAATGGAGGATTCCAAAGTACAGAAGGACGATGGAAAGGCAAGTGATAGGTACAGAGATTTCTTCGGGGACATAGAACTAGAAGAAGGAGACAATGATGCAGATTCAGTAGAATTGCTTTCAGTTGATAAACCAAAGGACTTTGAAGCAGTTGAGAAAAGCACATTTGCATCTAATAGTATGTTGAAACTAATTCCCAATGGCAAGAAAACGGATGAGCGATTAGCATCAAATGCATATTCAAATGCAGCTTCGAGTGCAGCTCCAGTGGCTGGTAATGGTTCCATTTCTGATGCAGGTCCAGGAACATCAGCTCCTCTAGTAAAAGAAGATTGGGTTTGCTGTGACAAGTGTCAGAAATGGCGGCTTCTTCCACTTGGTACAAATCCTGACAGCCTTCCTGAGAAGTGGCTTTGTAGCATGCTTTACTGGCT GCCTGGCTTGAACCGGTGTAATGTAAGCGAGGATGAGACTTACAAAGCACTAACTGCTCAATACCAAGTTCCTGGCTCTATGAATCAAAATAATCTGCGAGGTCATCCTCTACCCTTGGCTGATGCGAATGATTTTGAACAAAACCGCCAAAGTTTCGGTGTGCATGCCATGCTGAGCGgtggaaagaagaagaatggaataAAAGATGTATCGGGTCCATTGAGCCAAGTTGGTCCTACACCTCTGAAGAAGAATCTTCAGCAAGCAGTGAACAGTGATAGCCTAAATGGCATGGACAAGTCTCCTCCAGCAAGCGATATTGAACCTACGCATTTAAGCAAGTCTACTATTGTGGAAAAACCGAGACATAGACCAAAAGAGAAGAATAAACCACTTGAGCAAAATTCTGATGGAG GTGAAACTAGGTCCTCCAAGATCAGAAGCAAAAGGGACAATGACCAAGATTGTTTCAGAGATTCTAAGAAGACAAAGATAGATAATGGTGTGGATTGTATTGATGCTGATCTGCCTGATCATGATGGACCTGCGGGGAAGGTGGGTCCTAGTTCAAGTAGTGGTTTGTCTGTAAATGCATCAGGGAAGGACTTGCACAACAATGGGGACCATTTTTCCAAGGATGGGAGGTGTGAGGCAAATAACAGCTCTAAAGGTGCTCGTAGGAAACCACAAGACCAAGTTCAGGTTACCTCAGGTGACAGATGTCTGGatattgaaaaggaaaatgataaagaTTTGGTTGCaaggaagaggaaaatgaatggaagtCACGAGAGGAGCGGTTTTCTTGAACAGACGAGTGAAAACCTCCACAAGAAGGAAAAGAGGGCAAGGGTTTCTAAGTCAGAAGGGAAGGAAACTAGTGCAAGTAGAAATTCTGATGGATCAGCCCGAAAAGGTAGAAGGACAAAGGACCAGCAATTGGAGCCTGATCTCACTCAGAGGAGCTTGGATGCTACGGATTCTTTGAGAAGGGATTCAGGATCATTACAACCTTCTCAAGCAGCTACTTCAAGCTCTTCGAAGGTTTCTGGCTCCCGTAAGAGCAAAAGTAATATGCAGGAAAGGAAAAGCTCTCCAGTAGAATCAGTTTCTTCTTCTCCGCTGAGGTTTTCACATCCAGATAAATCTGCACTAACGGGGAGGAGCCAAGACGGGACAAATGGTTTTGGAAATGCTGGTTTATTTGCCACTGGTACTCCAAGAAGAGGCACATCCGGTGATGATAAGGGGAGCAATCGGTCCAAGACAGTTGGAAAGGATGAAATTTTTGTTACCAATCGGGAACCCCTTGATTCCTTTGTGGTTGATTTTCAGGAGAGAAATATGGGTCAGTTAGCTGGTAGGGAAGCTAAAATAGAGATTTTGAAGTCTGCTGACTTTGCCAATGGTGGTACTGATACCTTAGGGAATGGCACTCACTACCCTAACAAACCACAGGCTTCAGATCAACACTGTGATGAAAAAAGAGGGAGTGACAAGCAGTATCATGCTAATGTCTCTCGTTCAAGGAAGTCTGGGAAAGGTTCCTCGTCGCGGTCTAGGGATAAGAATGGGAGCTCTAAATCTGAACTTGACAAGGGTAAGGTCAAGATTTCTGATTCTGGCAACGGATATTTTGTCCACATGCCTTCTCATGGAGAAAAATCGAGGGCTGGAAAAAATAGGGTGCAGGAGAACTTTGGAGCTAATTCAGATAAGGCTTTTTCGGGAAAGAAAGAGCCTGAGGGTAAAGTGGTGAGGGAGAATTGTAAAAGAGAGAATCAATCTAAATTTGGCGAGGTTGGCAGTTCGGATGTTAAAGTAGAATCTCTCTCTGACAAAACAGATAGGGTTGAAGTCTTTGGGAGAGGGAAGTTGCATACTTTACCTCCATCCGGAAGAGGTCAAAATGAGTTACCAACACATTCTCTATCTTCAAATCCTGGATCCAAGAAAGAGGGCGGAGGAAATGGATTGTTAAATGATGCTTCTGAGGGAGGTAATGCATTGAAGGCTCCGAAGCAGAATCACAAGTCTGATGACCAGAATGGAAATCAGCTCATTAAATCTAGACATCCCACTGTTAATGGCCATAGGGTCAGGGATGCAGATGCTCCAAGTCCTGCCAGAAGAGATTCCTCCAATCCGGCTACCAATGCTGTGAAAGAGGCGAAGGATCTTAAACACCTGGCTGATCGCCGCAAG AACTCTGGATCTAGTGCTGAAAGTACAAGTCTTTACTTCCAGGCAGCCCTTAAGTTTCTTCATGGAGCCTCTTTATTAGAATCTACCAATGGCGAGAGTGCCAAGCAAAGCGACCTGATTCAGTCAATGCAAATTTATAGTAGCACAGCAAAACTCTGCGA GTTTTGTGCCCATGAATACGAGAAATCTACGGACATGGCTGCTGCTGCTCTGGCCTACAAATGCACGGAGGTTGCATACATGAGAGTAATTTATTCCTCACGTTCTGGTGCAAACAGAGATCGGCATCAATTGGAGGCAGCTTTGCAAATAGTGCCTCTTG GTGAATCTCCTTCTTCCTCTGCCTCCGATGTTGATAATGTAAACAGCTTAGCAACACTGGACAAGGTTCCCTTATCTAAGGGTGTTAGCTCTCCTCAAGTTGCTGGAAACCATGTTATTTCTGCACAAAACCGCCCCAGCTTTTCGCGGCTGCTCCACTTT ACTCAGGAAGTAAATTATGCAATGGAAGCGTCAAGGAAATCTCGATTAGCTTTCGCTGCAGCAAATCTGAGAAAAGAAGAGGCCCAGTACAGGGAGGGTATACCCTCTGTAAAAACGGCTCTTGATTTTAGCTTCCAAGATGTAGAGGGATTGTTGCATTTGGTACGGGTAGCAATGGAAGCCATTGGCCGTTAG
- the LOC131315119 gene encoding uncharacterized protein LOC131315119 has product MAQSIEGLSAAICSQNKSSQKFDETLKKVVEMEPKPWEKAIVPILTMMLGLSNSAWEHKMEVFRKCGWPEDDLQLALKKFPLCMSLSEKKITSAMDFLVNEMGWKPVAIAKVPCVLGYSVKRRIIPRCTILKVLILKGLISKDVCLSSVLIRNDKYFLDRYVTKYAEEVPQLLDVFTGKVSPAELAIDYETCLRKLS; this is encoded by the exons ATGGCGCAATCTATTGAGGGCCTTTCCGCTGCTATTTGCTCTCAGAACAAG AGTTCCCAGAAGTTTGATGAGACACTGAAGAAGGTTGTAGAAATGGAACCTAAGCCTTGGGAAAAAGCGATTGTACCGATCTTGACAATGATGCTTGGACTTAGTAACTCAGCTTGGGAGCATAAAATGGAAGTTTTTAGGAAGTGTGGTTGGCCTGAGGATGATCTTCAACTAGCATTGAAAAAGTTCCCTCTTTGTATGAGTCTATCTGAGAAGAAAATAACGAGCGCGATGGATTTTCTGGTCAACGAGATGGGTTGGAAGCCAGTTGCAATTGCAAAAGTTCCATGTGTCCTTGGATATAGTGTGAAAAGGAGGATTATCCCAAGGTGTACAATTCTGAAAGTTCTTATCTTAAAAGGCTTAATTTCGAAAGATGTGTGCCTTTCCAGTGTTCTAATTAGGAACGACAAATACTTCTTAGATAGGTATGTCACCAAGTATGCTGAAGAAGTTCCCCAGTTGTTGGACGTTTTTACAGGTAAAGTGAGCCCTGCTGAACTGGCCATCGATTATGAGACATGTCTGAGGAAACTATCGTAG
- the LOC131315122 gene encoding uncharacterized protein LOC131315122: MSCRRLSLVLLTNGRALCNLPDSLPVSQITFFAKSFSWKTLTTDAQSFTVSYLISSCGLSPGTALNASRKVKFRSAEQPDSVLTLLRNHGFIDSHIYKLSKSRPDLLLADPKNTLLPKLEFFQSIGIQTADLGNIFSSYPTLLKSSLRNQIIPVYNYLKSVIFLDDKQVRQILKAMPRFFSVNLGNKIVPKVSALRELGAPASKMSMLVTYHPGVLLQSCKKFDEAVKDVVEMGFHPTETKFVLVLKMMLGFSKSTLERKREVFRKYGWSENDLREAFRKEPVFMGLSEEKIMSSMDFLVNEMGWKPAAIAKVPRVLSCSVKTRTIPRCLVIKVLISKGLMKKDVSLATFLIGDDKYFLDKFVTKYEEDVPELLDVFSGKMSLAELGCESEEKCARKLS; the protein is encoded by the coding sequence ATGTCGTGCAGAAGACTATCACTAGTTTTGCTCACAAATGGAAGGGCTTTATGCAACTTGCCCGATTCACTCCCTGTATCTCAGATTACATTCTTTGCGAAATCCTTCTCATGGAAGACACTTACAACAGATGCACAATCTTTCACTGTTTCATATCTCATTTCCTCATGTGGGTTATCCCCTGGAACTGCTCTCAATGCATCCCGAAAGGTGAAATTTCGATCCGCAGAGCAGCCGGATTCGGTCCTCACTCTCCTGAGAAATCATGGCTTCATTGATAGCCATATTTACAAACTCTCAAAGTCGCGCCCTGACTTGCTTTTGGCCGATCCCAAAAACACCCTTTTGCCCAAACTTGAATTTTTCCAGTCCATAGGGATTCAAACAGCTGACCTTGGTAATATCTTCTCTTCATACCCAACTCTCTTGAAAAGTAGCCTAAGAAACCAGATTATCCCTGTTTACAATTATCTGAAGAGTGTAATCTTTCTAGATGATAAGCAAGTAAGACAAATTTTGAAGGCCATGCCACGGTTTTTTTCTgtaaatttaggaaacaaaattgttcCCAAAGTTTCAGCTTTGAGAGAACTAGGTGCTCCTGCTTCCAAAATGTCAATGTTGGTGACTTATCATCCTGGTGTGCTACTTCAAAGTTGCAAGAAGTTTGATGAGGCTGTGAAGGACGTTGTAGAAATGGGATTCCATCCAACGGAAACAAAGTTTGTCCTTGTACTGAAAATGATGTTGGGATTTAGTAAATCAACTCTGGAGCGTAAAAGGGAAGTTTTTAGGAAGTACGGTTGGTCCGAGAATGATCTTCGAGAAGCATTCCGAAAGGAACCAGTTTTCATGGGTCTATCTGAGGAGAAAATAATGAGCTCGATGGATTTCCTTGTCAACGAGATGGGTTGGAAGCCAGCTGCAATTGCCAAAGTTCCAAGAGTTCTCTCTTGTAGTGTGAAAACGAGGACTATTCCAAGGTGTTTAGTTATCAAAGTTCTTATATCGAAAGGCTTAATGAAGAAAGATGTGAGCCTCGCCACTTTTTTAATTGGAGATGACAAGTACTTCCTTGATAAGTTTGTCACCAAGTATGAGGAAGATGTTCCTGAGTTGTTGGATGTTTTCAGTGGAAAAATGAGCCTTGCTGAACTAGGTTGCGAATCTGAGGAAAAGTGTGCGAGGAAACTATCTTAG